The following coding sequences are from one Paracoccus alcaliphilus window:
- a CDS encoding EI24 domain-containing protein: protein MTILRAVALAWADLLRPRILSLALMGLGLTLALLIALQAAIFWAIRYFVTGAISLPWIGRLDLGDTLSWGSLALLPVLGIFLMAPVAAGFAGLFTDQVADKVEEIHYPARRGRSPDFLDGVLESLAVVLAVLGVTLLSLMLAPFAGPLTPILFFGANGWLLGREFFQMAARRHMDAPAATALRKAHAGRVTLAGAMVAVALSLPLVNIAMPLLAAAAFTHLFHLISAADGPDSRYPRG from the coding sequence ATGACCATCCTGCGCGCGGTGGCGCTGGCATGGGCCGACCTGCTGCGCCCGCGCATCCTGTCGCTGGCGCTGATGGGGCTGGGGCTGACGCTGGCGCTGCTGATCGCGTTGCAGGCGGCGATCTTCTGGGCGATCCGATACTTCGTCACCGGCGCGATCAGCCTGCCCTGGATCGGCAGGCTGGATCTGGGCGATACCCTGTCCTGGGGCTCGTTGGCGCTGCTGCCGGTGCTGGGCATCTTTCTGATGGCCCCGGTCGCGGCGGGCTTTGCCGGACTGTTCACCGATCAGGTCGCCGACAAGGTCGAAGAGATCCACTATCCCGCGCGCCGGGGCCGCTCTCCCGATTTTCTGGACGGAGTGCTGGAATCTCTGGCGGTGGTGCTGGCGGTGCTGGGGGTCACGCTGCTGTCGCTGATGCTGGCGCCCTTTGCCGGGCCGCTGACGCCGATCCTGTTCTTCGGCGCCAATGGCTGGCTGCTGGGGCGAGAGTTCTTTCAGATGGCCGCGCGCAGGCATATGGACGCCCCTGCCGCGACGGCTCTGCGCAAGGCCCATGCCGGGCGCGTCACGCTGGCCGGGGCAATGGTCGCCGTGGCCCTGTCACTGCCCTTGGTGAATATCGCCATGCCCTTGCTGGCGGCGGCGGCCTTTACCCATCTGTTCCACCTGATCAGCGCAGCAGATGGTCCAGATTCGCGATATCCGCGCGGGTGA
- the fliP gene encoding flagellar type III secretion system pore protein FliP (The bacterial flagellar biogenesis protein FliP forms a type III secretion system (T3SS)-type pore required for flagellar assembly.), with protein MIRLALLLFLLPSLAHAQDLGQMAEGLGQNSVMLLVMLNALSLAPGLAIMVTCFPFIVIVLSILRQSLGLQQSPPNLLIVSLAMFLTWFIMDPVLREAWEIAGLPLSQGSIGFDEAFRRGIVPFRAFMEARTNPGTLQSMAEIAPAGAADAESLSVLIPSFMLSEIQRAFEIGFLLALPFLIIDLVVAAVLMSMGMMMVPPVVVSLPFKLAFFVVVDGWTMIAGALVRSYS; from the coding sequence GTGATCCGTCTGGCACTGCTGTTGTTTTTGCTTCCCTCGCTGGCGCATGCCCAGGATCTGGGTCAAATGGCCGAGGGTCTGGGGCAGAACTCGGTCATGCTGCTGGTGATGCTGAACGCGTTGTCACTGGCGCCCGGTCTGGCGATCATGGTGACGTGCTTTCCCTTCATCGTGATCGTGTTGTCGATTCTGCGCCAATCGCTCGGTTTGCAGCAATCGCCGCCCAACCTGCTGATTGTCAGTCTGGCGATGTTTCTGACCTGGTTCATCATGGATCCGGTCCTGCGCGAGGCATGGGAGATCGCCGGTCTGCCTCTCAGTCAGGGTAGCATCGGCTTTGACGAAGCCTTCCGGCGCGGCATCGTCCCCTTTCGTGCCTTCATGGAGGCCCGCACCAATCCCGGCACCTTGCAAAGCATGGCTGAGATCGCCCCCGCAGGCGCGGCCGACGCCGAGTCGCTGTCGGTGCTGATCCCGTCCTTCATGCTGTCCGAGATTCAGCGTGCGTTCGAGATCGGCTTTCTTCTGGCGCTGCCCTTTCTGATCATTGATCTGGTGGTGGCGGCGGTCCTGATGTCAATGGGGATGATGATGGTGCCACCGGTCGTGGTCTCATTACCCTTCAAGCTGGCGTTCTTCGTCGTCGTGGATGGATGGACGATGATCGCCGGGGCGCTGGTGCGCAGTTATAGCTAA
- a CDS encoding flagellar basal body-associated FliL family protein — MSETADSAAGKTGKKSRILIPIIATVILGGAGFASTFLGYWSPADLFQATPTKAAERLAFLDIPPVEISVPGGSRSVILTASLELAEADRGAVEKLMPRILDTMNGFLTEIDAAAYDKRGVLEIIRAELSTRIGTVLGDIPFRDLLITEFRIK, encoded by the coding sequence ATGTCAGAAACCGCCGATTCGGCAGCCGGAAAGACCGGTAAGAAATCGCGAATCCTTATTCCGATCATTGCGACGGTCATTCTGGGCGGCGCGGGCTTTGCGTCGACTTTTCTTGGCTATTGGTCCCCGGCGGACCTTTTCCAGGCCACCCCCACGAAGGCCGCGGAACGGCTGGCCTTTCTGGACATTCCACCGGTCGAGATTTCAGTGCCGGGCGGCTCGCGCAGCGTGATTCTGACCGCTTCGCTGGAACTGGCCGAGGCCGACCGGGGTGCCGTTGAAAAGCTGATGCCGCGCATTCTGGATACCATGAACGGCTTTCTGACCGAAATAGACGCCGCCGCCTATGACAAGCGCGGCGTGCTGGAAATCATCCGCGCCGAGCTGTCCACGCGCATCGGGACGGTTCTGGGCGACATCCCCTTCAGGGATCTGCTGATCACGGAGTTTCGTATCAAATGA
- a CDS encoding MotE family protein translates to MRKGLLPGMAALLGLPVIIFGLQRYDVSQFFTAMADPPALMQGCMDVPEAVALAETLRDRALRIERYMEALDVRKADLATAEQTLRERLAELKSHKTDTQTRRDTHTSEVRTDIDRLVAVYDQMKPTEAAAILTNLPADFAAEILMRVQPENGARIIAAVEPRQAALLTAQMGARSIRTR, encoded by the coding sequence ATGCGTAAGGGCCTGCTTCCGGGCATGGCCGCCCTGCTTGGCCTGCCCGTCATCATATTCGGGTTGCAGCGATATGATGTTTCTCAGTTTTTCACCGCCATGGCCGACCCTCCGGCGCTGATGCAGGGCTGTATGGATGTGCCCGAGGCCGTCGCCCTGGCCGAGACATTGCGCGACCGTGCCCTGCGGATCGAACGCTATATGGAGGCGCTGGATGTGCGGAAGGCGGATCTTGCGACCGCCGAACAGACCTTGCGCGAACGTCTGGCCGAACTGAAGTCCCACAAGACCGACACCCAGACGCGACGCGACACGCACACCAGCGAAGTACGCACCGATATCGACCGGCTCGTGGCGGTTTACGACCAGATGAAGCCCACCGAGGCCGCTGCGATCTTGACCAACCTTCCGGCGGATTTCGCCGCCGAGATCCTCATGCGTGTCCAGCCCGAAAACGGCGCCCGCATCATTGCCGCGGTCGAGCCGCGGCAGGCCGCCCTGCTGACCGCGCAGATGGGCGCCCGCAGCATCCGCACCCGTTAA
- the fliF gene encoding flagellar basal-body MS-ring/collar protein FliF → MQKLQDYWKERSSQQKALLAAAFLATFFAVAGFGWLANRPNMALLYGGLDPAQAGEVIAGIERSGVAYRVQGDSIWVDTTQRDRLRMDLAAQGLPASGTAGYELLDGMSGFGTTSQMFDAAYWRAKEGELARSVLALPNVKSARVHLAVENGRGYRRELGGRASVTLTTNGTAITREQAAALKYLVSSGVPGMSPDHVTVIDSVSGIVATGEDQNSLDRATAMKRNVERILESHVGIGNAIVELNLDLITETEQLLEQRFDPDQRALISQVNEETTDQSNSVGSGTVTAASNLPDGDGTGGDRSEASRTEARQQQNYEVSTLTREISRQPGAVRRMTVAVLVNGVPQTSGGETTLVARSEVELQTLRELVASAVGYDEARGDQLTVKSLPFAALGEYGTSASPGLLDRLELNGLLKLLLVGLFALAVVMLILRPMLRARGSGLASGIDGSQPRQLAAESALDENASILPPAEPEVMQPPRQQQLSLPPADPVARLRGMMRERHEESVKIISGWIDNKENA, encoded by the coding sequence TTGCAAAAACTGCAGGACTATTGGAAAGAGCGAAGCTCTCAGCAGAAAGCGCTGCTTGCGGCTGCGTTTCTTGCGACTTTCTTTGCCGTGGCGGGCTTTGGCTGGCTGGCAAATCGGCCGAACATGGCATTGCTGTATGGCGGGCTGGATCCGGCGCAGGCGGGTGAGGTGATCGCGGGTATCGAGCGGTCGGGTGTTGCCTATCGCGTGCAGGGCGATTCGATCTGGGTGGATACGACCCAGCGCGACCGGTTGCGCATGGATCTGGCAGCCCAGGGCCTGCCCGCCAGCGGCACCGCGGGGTATGAGCTTCTGGATGGGATGTCGGGTTTTGGCACCACCTCGCAGATGTTCGACGCTGCATATTGGCGCGCGAAAGAGGGTGAGCTGGCGCGCTCGGTGCTTGCGCTGCCGAATGTGAAATCCGCCCGTGTACATCTGGCGGTGGAAAATGGGCGTGGCTATCGGCGCGAGCTGGGCGGTCGTGCCTCGGTGACGCTGACGACGAACGGGACGGCGATCACGCGCGAACAGGCGGCGGCGCTGAAATATCTGGTGTCATCCGGCGTGCCGGGCATGTCGCCGGATCATGTGACCGTCATCGATTCGGTGTCCGGCATCGTCGCGACGGGCGAGGATCAGAACAGTCTGGACCGCGCCACCGCCATGAAGCGCAATGTCGAGCGGATTCTTGAATCGCATGTGGGTATAGGCAACGCCATCGTCGAGTTAAATCTGGACCTGATCACCGAGACCGAGCAATTGCTGGAGCAGCGTTTCGATCCCGACCAGCGCGCACTGATTTCGCAGGTGAACGAAGAAACGACGGATCAAAGCAATTCGGTCGGCTCGGGCACGGTGACAGCCGCCTCGAACCTGCCCGATGGCGACGGGACGGGCGGTGATCGCAGCGAGGCGTCCCGCACCGAGGCTCGCCAGCAGCAGAACTACGAGGTCAGCACCCTGACGCGAGAGATCTCGCGCCAGCCGGGAGCCGTCCGACGTATGACGGTTGCCGTTCTGGTCAACGGCGTACCGCAAACCAGTGGCGGCGAAACGACGCTTGTGGCGCGATCCGAGGTCGAATTGCAGACGCTGCGAGAGCTTGTGGCCTCGGCCGTGGGATATGACGAGGCGCGTGGCGACCAGTTGACGGTAAAATCCCTGCCTTTCGCGGCACTGGGTGAATACGGAACCAGCGCCAGTCCGGGGCTGCTGGACCGGCTGGAGCTGAACGGGCTGTTGAAGCTGCTGCTGGTCGGGCTGTTCGCGCTGGCGGTGGTGATGCTGATCCTGCGGCCCATGCTGCGCGCACGTGGCAGCGGGCTGGCGAGTGGGATCGATGGCAGTCAGCCCCGGCAACTCGCCGCCGAATCCGCGCTGGATGAGAATGCCTCGATCCTGCCGCCCGCCGAGCCCGAAGTGATGCAGCCCCCGCGCCAGCAGCAATTGTCGCTGCCGCCCGCGGATCCTGTGGCGCGTCTGCGCGGCATGATGCGGGAACGGCATGAGGAAAGCGTCAAGATCATTTCCGGCTGGATCGACAACAAGGAGAACGCTTGA
- a CDS encoding response regulator, which yields MLTETGTAPSDALPMWRMSLPGRPLTGLTLLVVEDSRLASEAVRLLCLRSGARIRRADCRRSAARHLQTYRPAVVIVDLGLPDGDGAELIRHMTQAEPRVPVVLGMSGDPDMRKAAMDAGADGFLAKPVESLALFQQTILQALPPEAQGIGPRLLPDEVIKPDSSGLRDDLIHIADILANARDTNAIDYIARFLAGVARSSHDQPLESAASALARDHLAGHAVAADLARISGLVQDRLQTVTEM from the coding sequence ATGCTGACAGAAACCGGAACCGCGCCATCGGACGCATTGCCGATGTGGCGCATGTCCCTGCCGGGGCGCCCGCTGACCGGGCTGACCCTGCTGGTGGTCGAGGATTCGCGACTGGCGAGCGAGGCTGTGCGACTGCTCTGCCTGCGCTCTGGCGCGCGGATCCGCCGGGCCGACTGCCGGCGCTCGGCGGCGCGGCACCTTCAGACCTATCGCCCGGCGGTGGTGATCGTCGATCTGGGCCTGCCCGATGGCGACGGCGCCGAACTGATCCGTCACATGACGCAGGCCGAGCCGAGGGTGCCGGTCGTTCTGGGCATGTCGGGCGATCCCGATATGCGCAAGGCGGCGATGGATGCGGGGGCGGACGGGTTTCTGGCCAAGCCGGTGGAAAGCCTTGCGCTGTTCCAGCAGACCATCCTTCAGGCCCTGCCGCCCGAGGCGCAGGGCATCGGCCCGCGCCTGCTGCCCGACGAGGTGATCAAGCCCGACAGTTCGGGCCTGCGCGACGACCTGATCCATATTGCCGACATTCTGGCCAATGCGCGCGACACGAATGCCATCGACTATATCGCCCGTTTTCTGGCCGGGGTGGCCCGGTCATCGCATGATCAGCCACTGGAATCGGCGGCATCAGCGCTGGCACGGGATCATCTGGCAGGCCACGCGGTGGCCGCGGATCTGGCGCGCATCAGCGGGCTGGTGCAGGACCGACTGCAAACCGTGACCGAGATGTAG
- a CDS encoding flagellar biosynthetic protein FliR, translating to MWEDLARLVPGLEWAMVLTYLRVQAFILALPAIGERTIPARVKISLALAVTPLFSGLAASPEPPSTMPGIAAQAGPEILIGLVCGGLLRLMTLAIDIATSAIAATASLSQIVGVPNEYSPHPIGNLLHLGGIAVLMALGLPVMLMHLIADSLTLWPPGEWPGAELLTMEAVRLLAYSFSLAMLLAAPFILGGFLFQALSGVINRVMPALPVVFIGSPAAIMLALIALAILAPLIISLWADSILDFILPVP from the coding sequence ATGTGGGAGGATCTGGCGCGCCTTGTTCCGGGACTGGAATGGGCCATGGTGCTGACCTATCTGCGCGTGCAGGCCTTTATTCTGGCCCTGCCCGCCATCGGAGAGCGGACCATCCCCGCCCGCGTCAAGATCTCGCTTGCTCTGGCGGTCACGCCGTTGTTTTCCGGTCTGGCCGCCAGCCCGGAACCGCCTTCGACCATGCCGGGCATCGCCGCTCAGGCCGGCCCGGAAATCCTGATAGGCCTCGTCTGCGGCGGATTGCTGCGGCTGATGACGCTGGCCATCGATATCGCAACCTCGGCCATCGCGGCGACGGCGTCACTGTCGCAGATCGTGGGCGTGCCGAATGAATATTCGCCGCATCCGATCGGCAACCTGCTGCATCTGGGTGGCATCGCCGTGCTGATGGCACTTGGCCTGCCGGTGATGCTGATGCATCTGATCGCCGATAGCCTGACCCTCTGGCCGCCCGGCGAATGGCCCGGCGCAGAACTGCTGACGATGGAGGCGGTGCGCCTTCTGGCCTACAGCTTTTCGCTGGCGATGTTGCTGGCCGCGCCCTTCATTCTGGGGGGCTTTCTGTTTCAGGCGCTGTCTGGCGTCATTAACCGGGTGATGCCCGCGCTGCCCGTCGTCTTCATCGGCTCTCCGGCGGCGATCATGCTGGCGCTGATCGCGCTGGCGATCCTTGCGCCGCTGATCATCTCGCTCTGGGCTGACTCGATCCTCGATTTCATCCTGCCGGTGCCGTGA
- the mce gene encoding methylmalonyl-CoA epimerase produces MIGRLNHVAIAVPDLKAAAAQYENTLGATVGAPQDEPDHGVTVVFIELPNTKIELLYPLGEDSPIKGFLDKNPSGGIHHMCFEVEDIIAARDKLKSEGARVLGTAEPKIGAHGKPVLFLHPKDFNGCLIELEQV; encoded by the coding sequence ATGATCGGACGACTGAATCACGTGGCGATCGCGGTCCCGGATCTGAAGGCGGCGGCGGCGCAGTATGAAAACACCCTGGGCGCGACGGTGGGCGCACCGCAGGACGAGCCCGACCACGGCGTCACCGTCGTCTTCATCGAACTGCCGAACACCAAGATCGAATTGCTGTATCCTCTGGGCGAGGACAGCCCGATCAAGGGCTTTCTGGACAAGAACCCCTCGGGGGGCATCCATCACATGTGTTTCGAGGTCGAGGATATCATCGCCGCGCGCGACAAGCTGAAATCCGAAGGCGCGCGGGTGCTGGGTACGGCTGAGCCGAAGATCGGCGCCCATGGCAAGCCGGTGCTGTTCCTGCATCCCAAGGACTTCAACGGCTGCCTGATCGAACTGGAGCAAGTCTGA
- the motA gene encoding flagellar motor stator protein MotA — protein sequence MFGIVGIFLTMAMVFGGYLLAGGKMAVILHSLPFEMMMIAGAAVGSYLLSNDSHVLKATLGGLVRAFRGPKWTAQDHQDVLCLMFQLLKVARENPVALEQHIEQPAESTIFAAYPRLLADGHIVSLIADTLRSASLNYDDPYQVEERLSRRIATMREDEMHVPHALQSTADALPALGIVAAVLGVIKTMGSINEPPEVLGQMIGGALVGTFLGVFLAYGFVAPLAVRLGAVIKQDLGFYDVIKSVLIAGLHQHATNLCVEVGRQAVPDHVRPSFDELETALRELKKAA from the coding sequence ATGTTTGGTATCGTCGGCATCTTTCTCACCATGGCGATGGTGTTTGGCGGCTATTTGCTGGCGGGGGGCAAAATGGCTGTCATCCTGCATTCATTACCGTTCGAAATGATGATGATCGCCGGCGCTGCTGTCGGCTCTTATCTGCTGTCGAATGACAGCCATGTGCTGAAGGCGACGCTTGGCGGTCTTGTCCGGGCATTCAGGGGGCCGAAATGGACCGCGCAGGACCATCAGGATGTTCTTTGTCTGATGTTCCAGTTGCTGAAGGTTGCCCGCGAAAACCCCGTCGCGCTGGAACAGCATATCGAGCAACCCGCGGAATCAACGATCTTCGCTGCCTATCCCCGGTTGTTGGCGGATGGACATATCGTGTCGCTGATCGCGGATACGCTGCGCTCGGCCAGCCTGAATTACGACGACCCCTATCAGGTCGAAGAGAGGCTGTCGCGCCGTATCGCCACCATGCGCGAGGATGAAATGCATGTACCACACGCGCTGCAATCGACGGCGGACGCGCTGCCCGCGCTGGGGATCGTCGCGGCGGTGCTGGGGGTGATCAAGACCATGGGTTCGATCAACGAACCGCCCGAGGTGCTGGGCCAGATGATCGGGGGGGCATTGGTCGGCACCTTTCTGGGGGTGTTTCTGGCCTATGGGTTCGTCGCGCCACTGGCTGTGCGGCTGGGCGCGGTGATCAAGCAGGATCTGGGTTTTTACGATGTGATCAAATCGGTGCTGATCGCCGGGCTGCACCAGCATGCCACGAACCTTTGTGTCGAGGTCGGACGTCAGGCCGTGCCGGATCACGTCCGCCCCAGCTTTGACGAACTGGAAACCGCGTTGCGCGAACTCAAGAAGGCTGCGTGA
- the flhB gene encoding flagellar type III secretion system protein FlhB — MDKDNNDKQYEATEQKLRKARQQGDLPRSTEVNVAMMYLGVWLALTFGAGFAAKSWLAMASRTMGSEPWPDSPVTGLAQPLWQSAAIAVIAMATVPLIAIILGLVVQRALVFSPQKLAIDFKRINPVKNAGQKFGKSGLVTFAISVSKAGFVGVGGWFLFSMLWNRMAGSMLGAGDIWVLGLPDLMGRVLIMAVAISAGFAVLDFLWKRFEHLQKNRMSRKEMEDEHKEVEGDPHMKAARRQKAVDLVSRQMLADVAKADVVIVNPTHYAVALEWKRGSGRAPVCLAKGTDDIAALIRQRARDHDVPIWSDPPSARAIHATVRIGEEIQREHFAAVAAAIRFAEKMRERARAGW; from the coding sequence ATGGACAAGGACAACAACGACAAGCAATACGAGGCCACCGAACAGAAACTGCGCAAGGCCCGGCAGCAGGGCGACCTGCCGCGCTCGACCGAGGTCAATGTCGCGATGATGTATCTGGGCGTCTGGCTGGCCCTGACCTTCGGCGCGGGTTTCGCGGCAAAATCATGGCTGGCAATGGCGTCCCGAACGATGGGCAGCGAACCCTGGCCGGACAGCCCGGTCACCGGGCTGGCGCAGCCGCTGTGGCAGTCCGCGGCCATTGCCGTCATCGCGATGGCAACGGTCCCGCTGATCGCGATCATTCTGGGCCTTGTGGTGCAGAGGGCACTGGTCTTCTCGCCCCAGAAACTGGCCATCGACTTCAAGCGGATCAACCCGGTCAAGAATGCCGGGCAGAAATTCGGCAAATCGGGTCTCGTGACCTTTGCGATATCCGTCTCGAAGGCGGGGTTCGTCGGAGTCGGCGGCTGGTTTCTGTTCAGCATGCTGTGGAACCGGATGGCCGGCAGCATGCTGGGTGCGGGCGATATCTGGGTGCTGGGTTTGCCGGATCTCATGGGACGGGTACTGATCATGGCCGTCGCGATCTCGGCCGGCTTCGCGGTGCTCGATTTCCTGTGGAAGCGGTTCGAACACCTGCAAAAAAACCGCATGTCGCGCAAAGAGATGGAGGACGAACACAAGGAAGTCGAAGGCGACCCCCATATGAAGGCCGCGCGACGCCAGAAGGCTGTGGATCTGGTGTCGCGACAGATGCTGGCCGATGTCGCCAAGGCGGATGTGGTCATCGTGAACCCCACCCATTACGCCGTCGCGCTGGAATGGAAACGGGGCAGCGGTCGCGCGCCGGTCTGTCTGGCCAAGGGCACCGACGATATCGCGGCCCTGATCCGTCAGCGCGCCCGTGATCACGATGTCCCGATCTGGTCCGATCCCCCCAGCGCCCGCGCCATTCATGCCACGGTCCGCATCGGCGAAGAAATCCAGCGCGAACATTTTGCCGCCGTCGCCGCCGCGATCCGCTTTGCCGAGAAGATGCGTGAAAGGGCCCGCGCCGGATGGTAG
- a CDS encoding flagellar biosynthesis protein FlhA, whose product MTAKATMASRAGRFLDGPIIVTGAMVMIVISMVIPMSPRVLDLGIALSIASAMLVLVMASLVDKPTDFQAFPVLLLISLVIRLALNVSSTRLILTQGHTGTDAAGHVINGFASFVAGDSLLVGLTIFAVISVVNFMVITKGSTRMAEVSARFALDSLPGKQLAIDGDLNSGAIDHAEARRRRAQEQGEISFYGSLDGASKFVKGDAIASIVITLINLMVGLGVGITVHGMSVGDAIATYSHLTIGDGLVTQVPALITSMAAALLLSRGGASDPTATLLSSQFLRSWKPAAVVGGAMVVVSLIPGMPKLLFLTIAAICAAAAWYLARRGDDPHPEPVTAEATTAPTESRIGDVLDTDEISIEIGTDLIAIALDPARGLGTRINNLRIHIVRYFGLILPDVRITDTELLHPGDYVIRIQGVTRGRGTLRPHEILALGPDQVLSQLQGGPVREPVYSSPAKWIPRNDQDEAATLGATVVTPMEVLSTHLMEVVKANLPQLLTLSAMQRQIEELKSLSDPARADRYRRYFEGMIPEKVSPETLLGVLRALLEEKVSIRNLPLIVDAIAEFRAIETPEALYELVRKRLRGQISQQYANDAGQLRAIQLHPAWEAEFVRADAETGRGNAGAITPSLSAKLLEMTRNALTLADAAETPVIIAPDHRRRLIRAILGSNSIPTPVLGFEEVDPSIDIRFVATIEAA is encoded by the coding sequence ATGACCGCAAAGGCCACGATGGCATCCCGCGCGGGACGGTTTCTGGACGGCCCGATCATCGTGACCGGGGCAATGGTGATGATCGTGATCTCGATGGTGATCCCGATGTCGCCACGGGTTCTGGATCTGGGCATTGCCCTGTCAATCGCCAGCGCGATGCTGGTGCTGGTCATGGCCTCTCTGGTGGACAAGCCAACGGATTTTCAGGCCTTTCCCGTCCTTTTGCTGATCAGCCTGGTGATCCGGCTGGCACTCAACGTCTCGTCCACACGGCTGATCCTGACGCAGGGTCACACGGGAACCGACGCCGCAGGTCATGTCATCAACGGTTTTGCCTCTTTCGTCGCCGGGGATTCGCTGCTGGTCGGGCTGACGATCTTTGCGGTGATCTCGGTGGTCAATTTCATGGTCATCACCAAGGGCTCGACCCGGATGGCCGAAGTCTCGGCGCGTTTCGCGCTGGATTCGCTGCCCGGCAAACAGCTGGCCATCGACGGTGACCTGAATTCCGGCGCCATCGACCACGCCGAGGCGCGACGCAGGCGCGCGCAGGAACAGGGCGAGATCAGCTTCTATGGCTCGCTTGATGGCGCATCGAAATTCGTTAAGGGCGATGCCATCGCCAGTATCGTGATCACGCTGATCAACCTGATGGTCGGACTGGGCGTCGGCATCACGGTCCACGGCATGTCGGTGGGCGACGCGATTGCGACATATTCGCATCTGACGATCGGCGACGGGCTGGTCACGCAGGTGCCTGCGCTGATCACCTCGATGGCGGCGGCGCTGCTGCTGTCGCGGGGCGGCGCATCCGATCCGACGGCCACGCTTCTGTCGTCGCAATTCCTGCGCAGTTGGAAACCCGCCGCCGTGGTCGGGGGCGCGATGGTCGTCGTGTCCCTGATCCCCGGCATGCCGAAGCTGCTGTTCCTGACGATTGCGGCGATTTGCGCGGCGGCAGCCTGGTATCTGGCGCGACGTGGCGATGACCCGCATCCCGAACCCGTCACGGCCGAGGCCACGACCGCCCCCACTGAAAGCCGCATTGGCGACGTGCTGGATACCGATGAGATCAGCATCGAGATCGGAACCGATCTCATCGCCATCGCGCTGGACCCGGCGCGCGGGCTGGGAACTCGCATCAACAATCTGCGCATCCATATCGTCCGGTATTTCGGGCTGATCCTGCCCGATGTCAGGATCACCGATACCGAGCTGCTGCATCCCGGCGATTATGTGATCCGGATTCAGGGCGTGACCCGTGGGCGCGGCACATTGCGCCCGCATGAAATCCTGGCGCTGGGACCCGATCAGGTCTTGTCACAGCTTCAGGGTGGGCCGGTGCGCGAACCCGTCTATTCCAGTCCTGCCAAATGGATCCCGCGCAACGATCAGGATGAGGCCGCGACGCTTGGCGCGACCGTGGTGACCCCGATGGAGGTGCTCTCCACCCATCTGATGGAGGTCGTGAAGGCGAACCTGCCGCAACTGCTGACGCTGTCGGCCATGCAGCGCCAGATCGAGGAGTTGAAATCTCTTTCCGATCCCGCCCGCGCCGACCGCTATCGCCGTTACTTCGAGGGCATGATCCCCGAGAAGGTCAGCCCCGAGACATTGCTCGGCGTCCTGCGCGCCCTGCTGGAAGAAAAGGTGTCGATCCGCAATCTGCCGCTGATCGTCGATGCCATCGCCGAGTTCCGCGCGATCGAGACACCCGAAGCCCTGTATGAACTGGTGCGCAAACGCCTGCGCGGCCAGATTTCACAGCAATATGCCAACGATGCCGGGCAACTCAGGGCGATACAGTTGCATCCCGCGTGGGAGGCGGAATTCGTCCGCGCGGATGCGGAAACCGGTCGCGGCAATGCGGGCGCCATCACGCCCTCGCTTTCGGCCAAGCTGCTGGAGATGACGCGCAATGCCCTGACGCTGGCCGACGCAGCCGAGACCCCGGTGATCATCGCGCCGGACCACCGCCGTCGCCTGATCCGCGCCATTCTGGGATCGAACAGCATCCCGACGCCCGTGCTTGGCTTCGAAGAGGTTGATCCGTCGATCGACATCCGCTTCGTCGCCACCATCGAGGCCGCGTGA
- a CDS encoding DUF1467 family protein has protein sequence MNLTGGIVLYASLWFLTLFVVMPIGQRSQADMGQIVPGTPAGAPANLNWRRKLLWTTLVTSILWGIIAWVILGGFVTRADIANLDHLLR, from the coding sequence ATGAACCTGACCGGCGGCATCGTCCTTTATGCGTCCCTGTGGTTTCTGACCCTGTTCGTGGTCATGCCGATCGGCCAGCGCAGTCAGGCCGATATGGGGCAGATCGTGCCGGGAACCCCGGCTGGCGCGCCCGCGAATCTGAACTGGCGGCGCAAGCTGCTGTGGACGACGCTGGTGACATCCATCCTGTGGGGAATCATCGCATGGGTGATCCTTGGCGGTTTCGTCACCCGCGCGGATATCGCGAATCTGGACCATCTGCTGCGCTGA
- a CDS encoding FliM/FliN family flagellar motor switch protein, which yields MDSLTHLIDTDAIQVEVTIRLGRTRQSVAQLASLRPDDIMVLDQAIGDGVEICVGDKVIARGELVGDGTPEDRLCVRIIGPTEAM from the coding sequence ATGGACTCACTGACACATCTGATCGACACCGATGCCATTCAGGTCGAGGTGACGATCCGCCTTGGCCGGACCCGCCAGTCGGTGGCACAACTGGCCTCATTGCGCCCCGATGACATCATGGTATTAGATCAGGCCATCGGCGACGGCGTCGAAATCTGCGTGGGCGACAAGGTCATCGCGCGCGGCGAACTGGTCGGCGATGGCACGCCCGAGGACCGGCTGTGCGTCCGCATCATCGGCCCGACGGAGGCGATGTGA